TACCATATTTTTGATATTGGAATATTTTTGGACAAATTTGGTCTCCATTTGGgatatataaattttgattttcCCGGAACAAAACAGGTATTTAAAGGAAGGGAACAAACAAACATTCATGATAGAAACATACAATTTCATCACATTTTTTCTCATGCTAAAGAAGAGCACTCAGGCCTACAAATTTCACCTCAAATAGTCAATGGTTTAATTGTCACAGAATAATTAAGGCCTTTAATCAAGCCCAGCCTAATTAGTGTGCTGCAACAGTTATGACCCTGATCTACACGAAACTCCAATTACTGGACCAACTCTAAATCCTGCTCCAATTTCATGACCCTAGTTAGGCCTACCATATTCCTAATCTCTGTTCGTCCTCCACAAAGGTCGCTAGTTTTCcctgagcatctctctctctctctctctctctctctctctctctctctctctctctctctctctctctctctctcaccacacccATTTCATTTCTGTCTGAGGTCAATGAAGGGTGTGATGGAAAacatgtgtttgcgtgtatgtgtgtagattgccttaccttgtgtaagacacaggctcttgtgttggcagcctgTAAGAGAATGTTATTAGAATTAGGTAAATCAAATTTGTAAGGAGAAAATTACGACGTGAATATGGTTAGAGTATTTTACGGTAATGCTAGAGGGGGTAATTTAAACAATGAGATTATATGTTACTTTACAGGTTAATGGTTTAAATTGCGTTAGAATTAGATAGCCAAAGCTAAtgatgtaaggccaaaaagtagtggtagtttcgagtgaGCTGCTTGTCCTCATTCGGCAGCCTGGAATTtggttcccaggtgggggtaatggtaagataccaagcatcccacgggctggaataatgcccgtataactgaatgagggacaggtccctctcgCTACCACTAAGCAGAACAATAGGGGAAAAAAGGGAGAGGTTGACTGGCATGACAATGGAGAAAAGGCCCCGGTAGGGAGACTCCTCTTATGGTCCACGAAAAGGAAATTTTTTGATAGACAGAGTCCATAGAGTAAGAGAGAAAGTATTATAGCAGTGagtcccagggaagtaggagatcgtgggaatgAATGAAAAGCGATTTAGTCGGAGGCAGAAGAAGGGCGTAAACTATCCCGAGGAAAAGTTAAGCGGTAGAGAGATCAATAGAGAGTACTAGCTGAGGGGGGAGGGGGCTAGCAATAATTTAAAAGATAGAGTtagcaattaaaacaagaaaaaattttgGTTGCTTAACTATAAAGAGAAAGGAAAGGTTGGGTTTTGAAAGAGATGTGTTCTGTAATAGAAATATCTAAGACCGAATTAAGTGTGTGCGATTTCCGCGCGGAAAAATTGGCGGGTCGCCGTGAACATGAGGGAAATTTACGTGGGAGATAGTATGGAATGCTCTAGAATCAAAGATGGTGAGAAATATTACGCTGTAGCGTGAGGCGAAGTGGagagaggaagagggggagggagtACGGAGGGGGAGTGCATGGGAGGGGGTCTGGAGGCGACGGGAGTTACAAGACGTGTGTAAGACCAGGTGGCCAAAGGCTCGGACAATAGTACGAGAGCAAACAGTGATATTACGCTGTAGTGcggaggggagggaagggggagggggaagaagggAGGGAATGCACATGGCTATTGTCGAGAGGCGACTAAagttaatatgaatatgaatttttaCGTTAATTTTAAGGGGAAGAGAGGGGGAAAAAGGGAAGGGGAAGgagggaggatgatgatgatgatgtagattgccatgcctatagcatgacaggGGATTGGCATCTGTAAAGGGGAGAACTCTAGAGGAGTAAGAATTTGTATTATTAATGGAGAGGTTGGGTTAAAAAGGTAAAAAGAATGGAGAGGTTGGGTTTAAAAAGtcaggaacaggaaaaaggatgcaggatgTGGGATTAAAGAGggatttgacaagacatggaaaggggtagaaagtaacccgaaaaaggggactcctttttaggtccacgaaagaaaggttttagttagagaaaaagtattgatagcagcaagtcccagtaagtaggagagactgggagaggagagaaggattttcagtaggagaTTATAGGAGTAGGtctaagcaaagaggcttatccctgctctgtcgTTGGAATTGGAAAGAGCACACATGATGAGGTTAAAAGGATTAGGAGAATTATGTGTGCAGGGAGTAGGGGAGGAAGAAATGAggtaggaaaaacaagagctgtttcttTAAGAGAACACGGCCAAGTAATAACGattctccatttaggaattagGAATTAGGAAGGATAGAGAGGTTATGTATGCTGTAAGCAGgggaggcttatccctgctctgtggctggaaactggagttgttgcaggagttgcaggaaggtagaggtcgaggataaggaaaggactctagTAAGGATCTGGAAGGTGATAGGTATGAgatcttgcaaggtgagagacttaATTtattgagccaaggtttgggaagggaatgaggatgagggtcgttgctggtccttatgaggagcagttgaaggtcggtgctgatccttatgaggaacagttgctggtcggttctggtccttatgaggagcagttgcaggtcggtgctggtccttatgaggagcagttgcaggtcgttgctggtccgtattaggagcagttgcaggtgcaggcaCAGGAACAGTAACTGGCTGAcgcggtcttctctggcgaggaattctctgttctttaggtggttggattggagctggtttctttaggtttggagaggatgtattcttcatagctgctatcctcttgagacgttctgggcagtgcttattccaagcatggtgtggcctggAACAATTAGGGCACTCAGTTGTGGTgtgtcgtccttctttgtgggccttaatgaacacttctgtgcaatgtcgctggctgcagacaccacagatgatggggcctctgcattcttctttatgatgtccaaagcgttggcatctataacatcaaaggggctcaggtgtgtattcttcaatggggaaagttccccagactcctaagtccagtttggagggaactggacctataaaggtggcaatgagACATCAAACtggaacgtcatctttgcttgtgcagcaaacagcacagtcaatgGTGCTGCACGacgttacaatggagataggcatcgacacaggatacctggtTATGACAGCTTTCTTCccgataaaagcaggatccagcagtgttaaagtGGGGTTTttctgaaggaatctggctgtctcaacgtccttggggtagatgataagatcaccttttctgttaggtcttgcagtgagctGCATGCCTGTCTTAGCAatcatggcagcaacagaggcataggagagctcaTTGTCCATTTGTGAAAGctgaaactttggcagaggcttctttggctgcgtAGCTTGGATGTTATCTGCAacggcagtggcttcttgcaggagtgtttgaaggcaatctgtgcagttgcagtccgtggcTTGtggccccttgttcggtctccatggcttTGGAGGACTTGGGCACGAGAGTTGACTGCTGTTGCACACGACTGCTGAGGAGTTGAAGGGACAGACAAGgatgagtctgtgctctcagtccttggagtcacattTGGCGATGATGGGGCTGGtactggcactggtgaagagtTTTCTGGAATCTTCCTTTTCTTGGGAAGGGGGTTAGTCCCTTCCTTGGCAGCTGCTTTCGCTTTCATTTCATTGTTGAACTTGTTAAGTTTGAAGGAGGCATCTCTGCAACCCCTACATTTACATCTGATATGGTGATTAAACACATCTTGGTCTATGGTTTCAGTGGTGTGTCTGGCGATGAGGTTAAGCAAGTAAGCACGGCGCTGCTGGTATGACACACAATTATCACAGTCACAGGCTAGGTCGTTGAAGTAGTCATCTCAATGTGTGTTGGcttttgaataatatttccatcCCGAATCTCCAAGAATAGAAACGGACATTCTAGCGAAACTCTACGGGGATTTCAGTGAAATTTTCACACCGAGAGCTTGTCCAGGTGATGAACCTTGTGGATGTTCCCGATGAGAGTTTAGAGTTGTCGACGATCTCGAGTCCGAAACGAAACTGGGGGGAGGAGAGGCAGCAGGAGAGTCGGGAGACTTTTAGATACCAACAGGTGACATAAAATTTTATAATCTCAATTTTATGGTAATATTTTATCAATGTATTATATTATGATGTTTTCTTATGAGAAATCATAATGTTTGATCTTTTGAtgttattctattttgattttagaAAAAGATAGTCATTATCAGTTATTGAATCTATATAATTACTGTACCCATTCTCGAAGGAAAATTTCTCCAACCTTGTCGGGAATtttgaactgatcattcgaaagtcccgccatttaactccacaaacgttacgttaaattgagggaaggctggaagatcttGCGGGCGTTCCGACGAATGACTATGGTCCAATACGCGACAGTATTGGGGCCTAAAatttaaccacctggtggggaaagagcgggtgttaaagaaattaagtatttgtaatttatgaatcacgAATGTAATATCATGTTACTATACTACgatgaaaatgtcttatgtatatgtttagagccaaagACTCCCTAATTTAGTGAATTACAGCAAATTATGGCCTTTAGGCAAATCATTAAGCTCCCCCTTGTATCTAaagtaagactttaacagtttctcagtcttgtggtaGATAAAGACGCTTTAACAATCCCCGTATAACTTAATAATGTAAGAATTCACCCCCTTctaccaaggacactttagttagcgcgggaaaTCGTAGTTTTCTTCGAAGCTGCGAGAGCTACGGTTGTTATCTTTGCCTAATATCCCCGAACAAGTAAGTTGTCTTCTATTGTTACGTCTCTGCTCCTTgtataaccaggtcggtttccccatagttttttgtaagtgtgatgtgaatttgtatctgtatatatttcaGTTATCCCAGTGATTGGGGATCATATTCATCCACTAAAATACGGTAGAAAAccttggtatgtggtctaccaaggtatTTTGTTAAAATGGGGTGTATTTTGTTCTCTTTTTAAGTCCGAGCCCGTGTAATTGTTTCAGgtgagatatttcatttattaagtaGTGTAAATGTTTTAGCATGTTATTCCCTTAtcaaataactatttttgtaataaaattgtaaagtgtagccgtattttattcgattcctggacggttttgggaggcttacctcttcaaggtcttgttatcgGCCCTAACCATCGGGCCTAGAACTAATCATATAAaagtcgaagtgaaaatcacgacaactggtccttcgaaccggataacAAGTGCCTTCCAGAGCTAGAAAGGAATTCAGTAAAATATGAGCTTTTATGGTAACCCTAataggagagagagggagtgacgtaacaattaaggtcctcagcCTCCTGATGTGCAATCGACCACGTGTCTCTCTGGTTTTTTAGTGCCCTCATCTTTGTAACTTAAACCCAATTCGTTTCCTAGTTTGCCAAACTCTCCCGAAGTTAAAGTAAAGTTAGTCAAAATGGGGGttgccacgatcgtgcacatcaaGGCGTCGATGGGCCAAATAGTCAACTTGCTAAGTGAAAAACAACGCGCATTAATTGAGAcatactctgagtccgtttaccagaatctGGTCACAGAATTGCAGGAAGAGGTCAGACAGCTGAGAGAGCTATACAAAAATCAGTATGTCAAACTAGAACCTAGTttggaagcccgaatcaggcacacgttgggTGAAGCTACGCGAGCTTCTACCCTTCTATACAATCGTATTGATAGAGTGAAAAGCACTCCAACGAGGAATGTTGCCCTACCCAAgttgaaaccgctgcctctccccacgtttgaaggggaagtgcaggaatacgcttcgtaccgtgagctctttacgatacatgtagatcgaagagccgatttagatgatgtatctaaatttacatatttgttgGGGACATTAGGCAAGGAGCCGCTTAGAATAGTGAAAtctttaagtgtaaccgccgcgaactataaaATAGCGTTAGATCTTCTAGATAAACAGTATGGCAATGTACATCAGACACTCGTGATTTTGCACCAAAAATTAGctaacatctttgtgccgtcactagatCCTGTAGAGCTCAAAAGGTTCTGTTTCGAGTTaacaatcataattgaacaaaGTAAAAGGCTAAGTAAAGATGATATAGGCccgggcatggtcatgagcctcataaacCAAAAActatcagagggaaagctctacagAAAAGTGGTCGAGCATCTAAGAAAATGTGATTACACGTTAGACGTGTTCTTTGAAGCAATAGATTtcattataagaatgctcgaagacgATGCATTGCAAAGAGGCGATAGACTTCAGCATGATAAAAGACCAGAGAGCAGTGTATGAGCGAAATCCAAACCcgtccacaataattcttgcccattttgtagcgaatggcacccgcctcacggatgtcgccaaatAACTGACGTGGCTGCTAGATGTCGCATTTTACTTAAAAGGGGCCTCTGTTTTCAATTGTACAAAGTCTGGTCATCTCAAACTCTTGCAAAAATTGTAATGCCAACCACCACACTGCACTTTGCGATGATTACAATGCGGGAAAACGACCGCAATCGATCCCAAGTAGTAGCAATACTCAGTCAACAACATCCCGCCCCGTAGTGGATGCGATGCCTCAacagcacgaaactgccccccATCCATCCAAGGCTAAAGtggaatctaaaccatgcaaaagcGCAAAGATCGCACAGAAGTccgatgtggacctcccatgcaccctcttgccaacggctatggccgaAATCCATCAGAAACAAAGTaacaagcgagtccgcctattcctcgactcaggaagccaaagTAGATTCATATCAGCGAAAATCgcgagtcaattaggcctaccggtggtaggacgggtagcattgaatatagctccgtttggctccgcagaaataagcggacaatacgatgtagtgagttgtagggttgagatgaGAAAAAGAACCGTGCGAAGGAAGCTAGTGGCACACGAAAACGTGGGcatcccaatacataacgctggttatttaaaggtcagacagcatctgttgagtaagggagtcaTGTTAGCCGATCCAGAAAACGAGTCCGATGTGCTGAAAAATGTCCGCATATTAGTAAGGGCTGATTATTTTATTATAGGTGTAGAGAGGATGGA
This Palaemon carinicauda isolate YSFRI2023 chromosome 25, ASM3689809v2, whole genome shotgun sequence DNA region includes the following protein-coding sequences:
- the LOC137619142 gene encoding uncharacterized protein; translation: MGVATIVHIKASMGQIVNLLSEKQRALIETYSESVYQNLVTELQEEVRQLRELYKNQYVKLEPSLEARIRHTLGEATRASTLLYNRIDRVKSTPTRNVALPKLKPLPLPTFEGEVQEYASYRELFTIHVDRRADLDDVSKFTYLLGTLGKEPLRIVKSLSVTAANYKIALDLLDKQYGNVHQTLVILHQKLANIFVPSLDPVELKRFCFELTIIIEQSKRLSKDDIGPGMVMSLINQKLSEGKLYRKVVEHLRKCDYTLDVFFEAIDFIIRMLEDDALQRGDRLQHDKRPESSV